The segment CGGTCGCGGAGCATCGCCTCCTGGTAGAGGTCGCCGGTGCCGTTGAAGAGCACCGTGACCAGCCAGGTGGTGAGCCTGTCGAGGTCGTAGTGCTCGGCCGCGCCGGCGCGCGTGAACGGCGCCGGCGCGGCGGCGATCCAGGCCATTTCGCTCGCCCAGAAGCGGTCGCTCGCCGCGCTCTCGCGGCGCGGGTCGCCGGCGTGGCGCTTGCCGCGGTGGAGCTCGAAGTCTTCGTGGCCGAAATGGCGGCGCACGAAGTCGGCGTCGATGTGCTCGCTGATCGAGTAGACGCTCGCCGGTGCGCCGTTGAGACTGAAGCCGACCGGGCGTGTGCGCGGCGTGAAGGCGCCGAGACGGCGGCCGATCTCGTACGCCACCTCGCCCGGAAAGGCCCAGACCGAGCCGTCGGTGTCTTCGTCGTCGAGCTCCGAGATGACGAAACGGGCGAGCGGCAGGAGGGGTGTCGCCAACTCGGGCGAAACGAGGCGTCCCGGGAGTCCCGCCGCGCCGTGCTCGCTGCGGAAGGAGAAGCGGTACCCGTAGGGCGGGTAGCGCCGGCTCACGCCGCCGTGGATCCGGACGCCGACCGGCGCGGCGAACTGGAGCTTGCCGTGCTCGAAGAACGAGATCCAGCCGGTCTCCTCGGTCTCACGCCCCGGCATCCACGGCCGGCTGTGCACCCGGGCGGTGCGGCAGGGATCGAGCCAGAGCGAGACCAGAGGCGGGCCGGCGTCGCGCCACGGGGCCGGGGCGAGCCGGCTGCTCGGAAGCTCGGCCAGGGGGAGCTGGCGGCCGGCGAGCTCGAGCTCCGGGCACTTGCCCTCGGGCGCGAGCTGCTTTGGCGTGACCGGTGCTGCCAGGACCTGGGCGCCGGGCGGTTGCACCACCAGCTCGCCCGAGCGCGCGAGGAGCGTCGTCATCCGCGCCGAGTCGAGCTCGGAGCGCGTGGCGTGGGTGCGCGCGAGCCGGGAGCGCAACTGTTTCCCGGGTTCCGTCGCCGCGAGGCCGACGAGGATCAGGGCAACCAGGAGGGCGGCGCCGGCCGCCGGCAGCCAGCGATGCCGGCGATCCCAGCGCTGCCTGCGGTCTCCGCGGCTTCCGCGGCCGGCGGTCACCGGCTGCTGGCGCTCTGGGGGTAGACGATGGCGAGGCTCTGCGGTGCGGCGCGCTCCTGCAGCAGCCGCTCGACGGCGGGCGCCTCCGAGCTCTTCAAGCCCGCGAAACGCCAGGTGACCGAGACCCGCCCGTCGAGGCGCGTCAGGCTCTCGAGGACCCCCGACCGGCCGGAGGCCGCGAGCGCCGCGAAGAACGCCTCACTGTGAGCCGCATAGCCGACCTCGTCGAAGGTCGCGATCACCAGACCGGTCGAGCTGCCCCGGCGGAAGACCGGACGCACCAGCTCCTGCACCAGGAGGACGAGCACCGCGGCGGCGAGCAGGGCGCCGAGGAAGCCCAGCAGCCCGGTCGCCGCGGCGAGCGAGGTGGCGATGACGACCATCAGGAAGCCGATCTCTTCGGGCTCCTTGATCGGCGTCCGGAAGCGCACGATCGAGAGCGCGCCCAGGAGGCCGAGCGAGAGCGGCAACGAGAACTGGATGCAGATGAAGATCGCCGTCACCGCGATGGCGATGAGCGGAAAGGCGCGGTGGATCTCGCTGCCGGTGGCGCGACGGCCGTAGAACTGAACGTAGAGCTGGGCGACGACGATCGCCGCGATGGCCGAGATGGCGAGCAGGAGGAGGAACGAGCCGACACCGAGCGGCGGTCCCTTGCCCTCCCAGGCGGCGGTCAGCTTGCCGAACATCTCCCCCATGCGAAACCCTCCCCGTGCGAAGCGGTCGTAGCGCTCGCAGCGATCGTAGCGAGCGACTCAGTCGAGCAGACAGAAACTGTACTTGGAAAACGACTCGCGACGGCCGCCGAGCGCCGCGAGCCCTGCGAGCCCCGGCGGCAGGTCGCGGTTCCCGCCCTTGAGCTCGACCAGGAACGGCGAGCGCAGGTTCCCGGGGAGTTGCCGGATCCCGGGCGCTGCTGAGGCCCAGTCCGCGATCCGCAGGGCGGTGATCTCGCTGTCGAGGGCGATCCGCAGACCCGAAGCGGGCTCGACGAAGCGCTCCCGGCGATAGGTGAGGTGCACCGCCGGCCGCAGCCCTGCCGGTACGGCCTCGCGGGCGTCCGCGAGGAGCGCCGGAATCCGGGTGAGGGCGGGCGAATCGAGACTCCGGCGCGAGAGCTCGCGGCCGTCGATCGCCTTCGCTGCCACCGGGAGCCGCAGCTTCTCGCGCCGGCTGCCGACCCGGCGCTTGACCTCCAGCCAGACCGCCGGCGAGTGGTCGTACCAGCGCAGGCGGATCTTGGTCTTCAGATAGTCGCTGCCGAGCTTCTCCGCCAGCGACTCGAGCCCCGGACCGTCGAAGTAGATCGTCTCGACGAGGCTCGCGGCGTGCGGCTCCTCCCGCCGGCAGGCGCCCGAGAGGATCGCCCGCGCCACGGCGAGCGTGGCGCCCGGGAAGACGAACTTGACCTCGTGGTCGAGCGCCTGCAGTGGCTCTGCGGAGAGCGTGACGCCGGGCACGACCGCCTCAGGAGGCGCGAACGATGGCGAAGGCGAAGCCGAGGTCATCGATCGGCGCCGGGGCCAGGCCGTCGCCGTTGCCGCTTTCGGCATCGCCGCTCTGCCAGTCGACGGCGAGCGTCTCGCCCGAGATCCAGTCGCGATGCGTGGCGATCGCCGCCTCGAGCTCGGGCGCGGCGCTGTAACGCACGCGGATCCGGTCGGCATAGTCGAGCCCGGCCTCCTTGCGCGCTGTCTGCAGGCGATTGACCACCTCGCGCGCGCGGCCCTCGCAGATGAGCGCCGGGGTGAGCTGCGGGTCGAGAGCGACGAGGAGCTCGCCGTCGTTCGCCGTCGCCATCCCCTCCTTCTCGATCAGCCGGACCTCGAGATCCTCGGGCAGCAACACCAACGCCCCGCCGTCGGCCAGGATCTCGATCCGGCCGTCGCGCGCGAGGGTTTCGGCGAGGACATCGCCGTCGGCTGCGAGGAGCGCCGCCTGTGCGGACTTCATCCTCCCGCCGAGCTTCTTGCCGAGGACGCGGAAGTTGGGCCGCACCTCGTGGGTGACGAAATCGCCACGACGTTCGGCGAAGAAGATGTCCTTCACGTTCAGCTCGTCGAGGACGAGCCCGCGCACACGCTCGAGCTGTGGCCGCACGTCGACGCCGAAGATCTCCGGGGCGAGGACGAGCGTCGCCGAGGCGAGCGGCTGGCGGTTCTTCAGGTCGTGCTCCGCCCGCGCCACGCGCCCGAGGCCGACGATGCGCTTCGCGAGGCCCATTGCGCCGACGAGCGCGAGAAGGCTGCGATCCCGCTCCAGGATACCTGTCGCCTCGGGCCAGTCCTCGAGATGAACGCTCACGGGAGCGTCGGGATTCACGGACCGCACGAGGTGCTCGTGAAGCGTCTCGGCGAGGAAAGGAGTGAAGGGAGCGATCAGCCGGGCAAGGGTGGTCAGGACCGTGTACAGCGTCTGATAGGCAGCTTCCTTGTTCGAGCTTTTCGCGTCCGGCTCCGCGACCCCGTCGGCCGTAGCCGCACTCCAGAAGCGATCCCGGCTGCGGCGGATATACCAGTTGTTCAGGTCGTCGACGAAGGCCTCGAGCCGGCGGGCCGGTTCGGCGATCCGATAGCCCTCGAGCAGCAGCGCGATCTGCTCGATCTCGGTATCGAGGCGTCCGAGGATCCATCGGTCCAGATCCGCCCGATTCTCGACCGGTATGGCGCGGTCGGGGCGCGGCTGCCAGCCGTCGAGATTGGCGTAGATCGTGAAGAAAGAGAGAGCGTTCCAGATCGGCAGCTGCAACCCCTGCGCCGCTTCGCGCACCAGCTTCGCCGAGAAGCGCGAGGTCTGCTCGGGGTCGTTGACGTAGAAGTACCAGCGCATCGCGTCGGCGCCGGTCTCGGCGATGACGCCCAGCGGATCGACGACGTTGCCGAGGCGTTTCGACATCTTGCGGCCCTGGTCGTCGTTGACGTGCCCCATGACGATGCAGTGCTCGAAGGCGACCGAGTCGAAGAGGGCGCAGGCGAGGACGTGCAGGGTGTAGAACCAGCCGCGGGTCTGGTCCACGGCCTCCGAGATGAAGTCGGCGGGGGCGAACTTGCCCCCTGGCGCGACCAGCTCGGCGTTCTCGAACGGGTAGTGATGCTGAGCGAACGGCATCGCGCCGGAATCGAACCAGGCGTCGATGACATCCTCGACCCTGCGGAAGACGCCGTTCCTGCCCTCGTCCCGGCAGCCGTAGCACTCCCAGGTCAGGTCGTCGATCATCGGGCGATGCGGATCGAACTGGGCGCGATCGTAGAGGTCATCCGGCACTCTCTTGCCGGCCTCGTGGAAAAGCTCGGTAAAGGAGGAAAAGACGCGCTCGGCGGGGCAGAGGTCGCACTTCCAGATCGGCAGCGGTGTGCCCCAATAGCGCTTGCGGGAAAGGGCCCAGTCGACCACGCCTTCGAGCCAGTTGCCGAAGCGGCCCTTGCCGATCGCCTCCGGATGCCAGTCGATCGTCAGATTCTTGGCCACCAAACGGTCGCGGATCGCGGTCGTCTTGACGAACCAGCTCTTGGAGGCGAACTGGAGGAGTGGCGTATCGCAGCGCCAGCAGAACGGGTAACTGTGCTTGTAGCGCTCGGAGTGCAACAGGAGCTGACGCTCCTTGAGGTCGCGGAGGATCTCCTTGTCCGCATCCTTGAACCATGTTCCGGCGAAGCGCTCGAGCCCCGCCTTCGCCGCGATCTTGCCGTCGGCCTCGACCGTCTTGAACAGGGGCAGGCCGTACTTCTGCCCCGTCGCGTAGTCGTCGGCGCCGAAGGCCGGCGCCGTGTGCACGAGGCCCGTGCCGTCGCTCGCGGTGACGTAGTCGGCAGTGACCACCAGCCAGCCGTCCTCGTCGGAGGGCGGCGGCTGCGGGGCGAGATCGGGACGCTGTCGCTCGTCGAAAGGTCCGGTGCGATACGGCCGGTCGTATCGGAGGCCCTGGAGCGTATCGCCGCTGAAACGCGCGAGCGCCGGCTGATCGCGGAGATCCCGTTTCTGGCGCTTGCCGTCGATCTCGACCTCGTACGGAATCGGGATCTCGATCTGGTCGGCGAAGAGGAGGCGGGCTCCGGGTCGAGTCGGATGCTCGACGACGCGATAGACGAGTCCGGGATGAACCGCCAGGCCCGAGTGGCCCGGCATCGTCCATGGGGTTGTTGTCCAGGCGACGAGATAGAAGTCGGTGGGAACGACGAACTCCCTGCCCTCGACGGTCGAAAGACGCCGTCCGGGTCGGGCCGGGAAGAGCACCCAAATCGACGGGTCCTCGATCTCCTTGTAGTTCTGTGCGACCTCGTGAGAGGAGAGCGTCGTGCCGCAGCGGGCGCAATAGGGCTGAACTTTGTGCCCCTCGAAGAGGAGCTTCTTGTCGTAGAGCTCGCCCAACGCCCACCAGACCGACTCGACGTAGCGGTTCGAGTAGGTGAAGTAGGCGTCGTCGAGATCCACCCAGTAGCCGACGCGCTCGGTCATCGCTCGCCACTGGCGCTCATAGGTCATCACTGAGTCGTAGCAGGCGCGGTTGAACTGTTCGATCGAGGCGCGGGGGTCGCCGGGGACGAGTTGCTCGATGTCGCGCTTGCCGGCGAGACCGAGCCGCTTCTCGACCTCGATCTCGACCGCCAGGCCGTGGGTGTCCCAGCCGGCCTTCCTGGCGACCCGTTTGCCGCGCATGGTCTGGAAGCGCGGGAAGAGGTCCTTGACCACCCGGGTCAGCACGTGCCCGACGTGCGGCGTGTTGTTGGCGGTCGGCGGGCCTTCGAAGAAGGTGAACTCGGGGCCGCCGGCGTTCTTCCCGACCGATCGCGAAAAGACGGCCTCACGGCGCCAGAGGTCGAGCACGGCCTCTTCGAGCTGCGGGAACGGATAGCCCGCTGGCACCCGCGGGAATCTGGGGGTCGTCATCCGGCCGGCAGCTGATCGGCGAACAGCGCGAGACGTTCCGCGAAGGCCGCCGCCGCTTCGTTGTGCGGCAGGGTGCCGGCGCCCTCCAGCACCTCGAGCTCGGCGTTGCCGACCGCCTGGAGCCATAGGTCGGCCGATTCGACCGGCGGATTCGCCGCTTCCCGGCCCCAGACGAGCAGTGTCGGGGTGGCGAGGCGCGAGAGCGCCGGACCGATGCGGTGGTTGAGATAGCCCGAAAGATAGGCGGCGAGCGCCGCCCGATTGGCGGGCTCGTGGGCACCCCGGTAGTGATGGTCGACGAGCGAGTCGGTTACCAGCGCCGGATCGGAATAGACCTCTTCGCAGAGGTAGCGCTGGATGCCCTTCCTCGTCGTGTAGAGGTTCAGGGCCGAGGTACCGAAGATCGGCAGCTTCAGAAGGCGGTGGATGACGGCGTCCTTGAGGTCGGGTTCCTCGCTCGCGAGGTCGATCCCGACCGGGCAGGAGAGCACCAGGCCGCGCACCAGCTCGGGGTGGTCGACCGCCACCTGCACGGCGTAGGCGGCGGTGAGGCCGGAGGCGACGAGCACCGCCCGGCGCCGCACGACGTCGTCCAGGAAGTCGAGCAGAAACTCGATGTAGAGCTCGCCGTCGAGCGCCGTCGGCGGGCGCTCCGACCGGCCCCAGCCGGGAAAGTCGGGGGCGAAGACCTGGAAGTCTTCGGACAGCCTCTCCGCCGCCCGGCGCCACTCGAGCGAATCGTGCCCTGGACCGAACGAATGCAGCAGGACGATCGGCTCTCCCGATCCGAGGCGCTGAAACACGACGTCCGCGAGGTCCCAGGCGTAGCGGTGCCGGCGGCCCCAGACGGTCGGCTCGAGCTTCCGCGCGCGGCGTGCGATGGACGCGTTGATGACCGCCGGCAGGCCGATCGCCGCGCCACCCAGGAGCAGGCCCCGGAGGATCCGCTGGCGCCGCTTTCGCCGCTGTTCTTCTTCGCTGGTCCAGGCCGTCATCGCAGGGCCAGAATACCATGGCGCCTGCCGCCTCCCCGAGGCGTTAGGATGCGTCGCCAGGGGGTCCTATGGCTGTTCTGCCGATCGTTCGAATGGGGAATCCGGTGCTGCGCACACCGGCGGCGCCGGTGCCGCCGGAGGCGCTCGCTGAGCCTGCGACACAGCAGTGGATCGACGACATGGTCGAGACGATGCTCGAGGCCGACGGGGTCGGACTCGCCGCGCCGCAGGTCGGCGTCGATTGGCAGCTGTTCGTCTACCAGGCGGAGGACGACGACGACCCGCAGGGCGGAATCCCGCTCTGCGTCGTGGTCAACCCGGAGCTCGAGGCTCTGCCGGGCGAACGGGTCGTCGACTGGGAGGGCTGCCTTTCGATACCGGATCTGCGCGGGCTCGTGCCGCGCCACCCGGCGGTGCGCCTGCGCGGCCTGGACCGCGAAGGCAGTCCCGTGGATCGCGTCGTCGCAGGTTTCGAAGCGCGCATCGTGCAGCACGAGTTCGACCACCTGCACGGCGTCCTCTTCCTCGACCGGATGCGCGACCTCGCCTCGCTCGCTTTCCTCGACGAGTGGCAGGAGTTCGTGGGCGCGGTCGGACCGGAGGCCGAGCCCGCCGTTTCCCGGACGCCGACGGGCGCCGCGCAAGCCACAAGTTGAGCCTCAGGTTCCATCTGCTTTGGGCCGGCCGGCACTCGCCGGAGCCATGGGAGTCGCTGTCGGCGGACTACCGTCGCCGGATCGAGGGCTTCGTTCCGATCCGCGAACAGGCGATCCGGGTCGCCGCCTCTGGCGAGGACCGGGCGCGGCGACGGCTCGAAGGGGAGGCTCTCTCGGCCGCGGCAGCGAAGCCGGCGTATCTCGTGGCGCTCGACGAACGCGGTGCGCTGTGGACTTCGGAGGAGCTGGCGCAGCAGGTCGAGCGCTGGCGCGCGGAGTGGCCGCACCCGGTCGTCTTCTTTCTCGGCAGCGATGTCGGACTCGACCCGGCGCTCCTCGAATCGTGCCGGTTGCGCCTCGCTTTCGGGCGCATGACGCTGCCCCACCATCTGGCGCGGCTGGTGCTTCTCGAACAGCTCTACAGGGCGCTTTCGATCGTCGCTGGAATCAACTATCATCGCGCGACGTTGAAGCAGGACCAGTAGCCCGGTGGAAGGGCAGTTGCGAGGAGGCAGTAG is part of the Thermoanaerobaculia bacterium genome and harbors:
- a CDS encoding CotH kinase family protein, encoding MTAGRGSRGDRRQRWDRRHRWLPAAGAALLVALILVGLAATEPGKQLRSRLARTHATRSELDSARMTTLLARSGELVVQPPGAQVLAAPVTPKQLAPEGKCPELELAGRQLPLAELPSSRLAPAPWRDAGPPLVSLWLDPCRTARVHSRPWMPGRETEETGWISFFEHGKLQFAAPVGVRIHGGVSRRYPPYGYRFSFRSEHGAAGLPGRLVSPELATPLLPLARFVISELDDEDTDGSVWAFPGEVAYEIGRRLGAFTPRTRPVGFSLNGAPASVYSISEHIDADFVRRHFGHEDFELHRGKRHAGDPRRESAASDRFWASEMAWIAAAPAPFTRAGAAEHYDLDRLTTWLVTVLFNGTGDLYQEAMLRDRRGELASGRWTWVHWDHDMSFRTPPRNSRFGNKRDVLPYVLDNQRELRSPQQALLHRLVEEDPEYSTEIVRRTTQALNHQLTPDYLESLVVRYEQTAKTLGVTDLDWAGKLRDYFAWRPQAIRNQLQKMLGAGEPMPVELSAPEGTVKVDGFDIGASYTGTYPAGLALEAEVEPSARDRFLGWQIETTPPLAQPATSPTLHFTVWGPTKIEARFRDP
- a CDS encoding DUF4956 domain-containing protein, producing the protein MGEMFGKLTAAWEGKGPPLGVGSFLLLLAISAIAAIVVAQLYVQFYGRRATGSEIHRAFPLIAIAVTAIFICIQFSLPLSLGLLGALSIVRFRTPIKEPEEIGFLMVVIATSLAAATGLLGFLGALLAAAVLVLLVQELVRPVFRRGSSTGLVIATFDEVGYAAHSEAFFAALAASGRSGVLESLTRLDGRVSVTWRFAGLKSSEAPAVERLLQERAAPQSLAIVYPQSASSR
- a CDS encoding VTC domain-containing protein — encoded protein: MTSASPSPSFAPPEAVVPGVTLSAEPLQALDHEVKFVFPGATLAVARAILSGACRREEPHAASLVETIYFDGPGLESLAEKLGSDYLKTKIRLRWYDHSPAVWLEVKRRVGSRREKLRLPVAAKAIDGRELSRRSLDSPALTRIPALLADAREAVPAGLRPAVHLTYRRERFVEPASGLRIALDSEITALRIADWASAAPGIRQLPGNLRSPFLVELKGGNRDLPPGLAGLAALGGRRESFSKYSFCLLD
- a CDS encoding isoleucine--tRNA ligase, which produces MTTPRFPRVPAGYPFPQLEEAVLDLWRREAVFSRSVGKNAGGPEFTFFEGPPTANNTPHVGHVLTRVVKDLFPRFQTMRGKRVARKAGWDTHGLAVEIEVEKRLGLAGKRDIEQLVPGDPRASIEQFNRACYDSVMTYERQWRAMTERVGYWVDLDDAYFTYSNRYVESVWWALGELYDKKLLFEGHKVQPYCARCGTTLSSHEVAQNYKEIEDPSIWVLFPARPGRRLSTVEGREFVVPTDFYLVAWTTTPWTMPGHSGLAVHPGLVYRVVEHPTRPGARLLFADQIEIPIPYEVEIDGKRQKRDLRDQPALARFSGDTLQGLRYDRPYRTGPFDERQRPDLAPQPPPSDEDGWLVVTADYVTASDGTGLVHTAPAFGADDYATGQKYGLPLFKTVEADGKIAAKAGLERFAGTWFKDADKEILRDLKERQLLLHSERYKHSYPFCWRCDTPLLQFASKSWFVKTTAIRDRLVAKNLTIDWHPEAIGKGRFGNWLEGVVDWALSRKRYWGTPLPIWKCDLCPAERVFSSFTELFHEAGKRVPDDLYDRAQFDPHRPMIDDLTWECYGCRDEGRNGVFRRVEDVIDAWFDSGAMPFAQHHYPFENAELVAPGGKFAPADFISEAVDQTRGWFYTLHVLACALFDSVAFEHCIVMGHVNDDQGRKMSKRLGNVVDPLGVIAETGADAMRWYFYVNDPEQTSRFSAKLVREAAQGLQLPIWNALSFFTIYANLDGWQPRPDRAIPVENRADLDRWILGRLDTEIEQIALLLEGYRIAEPARRLEAFVDDLNNWYIRRSRDRFWSAATADGVAEPDAKSSNKEAAYQTLYTVLTTLARLIAPFTPFLAETLHEHLVRSVNPDAPVSVHLEDWPEATGILERDRSLLALVGAMGLAKRIVGLGRVARAEHDLKNRQPLASATLVLAPEIFGVDVRPQLERVRGLVLDELNVKDIFFAERRGDFVTHEVRPNFRVLGKKLGGRMKSAQAALLAADGDVLAETLARDGRIEILADGGALVLLPEDLEVRLIEKEGMATANDGELLVALDPQLTPALICEGRAREVVNRLQTARKEAGLDYADRIRVRYSAAPELEAAIATHRDWISGETLAVDWQSGDAESGNGDGLAPAPIDDLGFAFAIVRAS
- a CDS encoding alpha/beta fold hydrolase; the encoded protein is MTAWTSEEEQRRKRRQRILRGLLLGGAAIGLPAVINASIARRARKLEPTVWGRRHRYAWDLADVVFQRLGSGEPIVLLHSFGPGHDSLEWRRAAERLSEDFQVFAPDFPGWGRSERPPTALDGELYIEFLLDFLDDVVRRRAVLVASGLTAAYAVQVAVDHPELVRGLVLSCPVGIDLASEEPDLKDAVIHRLLKLPIFGTSALNLYTTRKGIQRYLCEEVYSDPALVTDSLVDHHYRGAHEPANRAALAAYLSGYLNHRIGPALSRLATPTLLVWGREAANPPVESADLWLQAVGNAELEVLEGAGTLPHNEAAAAFAERLALFADQLPAG
- the def gene encoding peptide deformylase, yielding MAVLPIVRMGNPVLRTPAAPVPPEALAEPATQQWIDDMVETMLEADGVGLAAPQVGVDWQLFVYQAEDDDDPQGGIPLCVVVNPELEALPGERVVDWEGCLSIPDLRGLVPRHPAVRLRGLDREGSPVDRVVAGFEARIVQHEFDHLHGVLFLDRMRDLASLAFLDEWQEFVGAVGPEAEPAVSRTPTGAAQATS
- a CDS encoding 23S rRNA (pseudouridine(1915)-N(3))-methyltransferase RlmH, with protein sequence MSLRFHLLWAGRHSPEPWESLSADYRRRIEGFVPIREQAIRVAASGEDRARRRLEGEALSAAAAKPAYLVALDERGALWTSEELAQQVERWRAEWPHPVVFFLGSDVGLDPALLESCRLRLAFGRMTLPHHLARLVLLEQLYRALSIVAGINYHRATLKQDQ